In bacterium, the genomic window CGGGACGCGGAGACGGGCCTCGACTACATGCTGGCGCGCTACTACGCGTCGTCGGCGGGGGCGTTCCTGACGGTGGACCCGCTGGACGCGAGCGCGAAGGCGGCGGACCCGCTGTCGTGGAACCGCTACGCCTACGTGCGCGGCAACCCGCTGAACCGCGTCGATCCGACGGGGGAGGAGGACGGCGACACCTCGGCGGAGCCCGAGAAGAAGAAGGAACTATCCGACAACGGGCAGGGCGGCGCGGCCTCGCTGCAGGACGATCTGAAGGAGGAGCAGCAGGAATCCGCACCGCTGTACGACAAGGACCACGTCAAGCCGGCGCCGCCCACGCCGGAATCCGTGAAGATCATGAAGAGATCGTGAAGAAAGGCGCTGCCTCAATGCACGAGGTCGGCGGGGCCTACGGACTGGACAAGGACGGGAAGCAGATCGTCGTGGAGGCGCTTCCGGGGAAGGCCAG contains:
- a CDS encoding RHS repeat-associated core domain-containing protein; translation: RDAETGLDYMLARYYASSAGAFLTVDPLDASAKAADPLSWNRYAYVRGNPLNRVDPTGEEDGDTSAEPEKKKELSDNGQGGAASLQDDLKEEQQESAPLYDKDHVKPAPPTPESVKIMKRS